A genomic window from Scomber scombrus chromosome 18, fScoSco1.1, whole genome shotgun sequence includes:
- the LOC134000290 gene encoding C-signal-like: protein MAAQPVNVLITGANRGLGLEMVKQMVEAPCPVRKLFACCRDPHGPRAEALQALAKKHPGIISVIRLDATDLCSIKDSAQLVGSMVGTGGLNLLINNAGMMAKGTLRDTTPEDMQSTFNTNVMGPMNMIKEFLPHLRAAVQANGKPGMSCNKAAVISISSVLGSLDLVKQTYALFPAISYRISKTSLNMLTACAAEELKEDGILFSVLHPGWVRTDMGGDAGEIDAPESVQGMLRVIASLTEQHNGAFLDYKGKPVPW from the exons ATGGCCGCCCAACCAGTCAACGTGCTAATCACCGGAGCCAACAGAGGCCTGGGCCTGGAGATGGTAAAACAAATGGTGGAGGCTCCCTGTCCAGTGAGAAAACTGTTTGCCTGTTGCAGGGACCCACATGGACCAAGGGCTGAG GCCTTGCAAGCACTGGCAAAGAAGCACCCCGGCATCATATCCGTCATCCGCCTGG acGCCACCGACCTTTGTAGCATTAAAGATTCCGCCCAGCTGGTGGGTTCTATGGTGGGGACAGGGGGTCTCAACCTGCTGATTAACAACGCAGGGATGATGGCCAAAGGCACTCTGCGGGACACCACCCCCGAGGACATGCAGAGTACCTTTAACACCAACGTCATGGGCCCGATGAACATGATTAAA GAGTTCTTGCCTCACCTTCGTGCAGCAGTGCAGGCCAACGGGAAGCCGGGGATGTCCTGCAACAAAGCAGCTGTCATCAGCATCTCCTCAGTTCTGGGGTCATTGGACCttgtaaaacaaacatatgCCCTCTTCCCTGCCATCTCATACCGCATCAGCAAG aCATCTTTGAACATGCTGACTGCGTGTGCTGCAGAGGAGCTGAAAGAGGATGGGATCCTGTTTTCAGTGCTACACCCTGGCTGGGTGCGCACTGACATGGGTGGAGACGCG GGGGAGATTGATGCTCCGGAGAGTGTGCAGGGGATGCTTCGTGTGATAGCATCCCTGACTGAACAGCACAATGGAGCCTTCCTGGATTACAAGGGCAAGCCTGTCCCCTGGTAG